A region from the Neurospora crassa OR74A linkage group V, whole genome shotgun sequence genome encodes:
- a CDS encoding LEM3/CDC50 family protein yields MAPRRRRGGRDGSQDGNSSETDAPKNRPPNTAFRQQRMRAWQCVLTPKLIVSIFTVLAAIYLGFGAYLTYLAFTVRDISIDYTDCLRDAPRGNDTRKPIPPDNIKSHFTSKALADHPNLDPKKMSTWHVEEKNVTFEWSGITAPRNICVISFPIPEELPAPVSFYYHLDNFYQNHRRYVNSFNAKQLLGDAVSKDVIDGSTCKPLDLDPRGSGKVIYPCGVVANSMFNDTFSNPYNEQNSTDYVMSNKAGDISWEGLKDLYGETKYSRADIVPPPNWEAAWPNGYTNDTKLPDLKNWADFQNWMMLAASPDFYKLVRKNERDAMKAGNYRIEIVDNFNTTVYNGHKSIVLTTITAMGARNIWPGIIFLIVGGICLILDIYFVLSFFIWKPRKLGDPSYLSWNQPSAAQAGST; encoded by the exons ATGGCacctcgccgtcgccgtggCGGCCGCGATGGCTCCCAGGACGGCAACTCATCAGAGACAGATGCTCCCAAGAACCGTCCACCCAACACTGCTTTCCGCCAGCAACGAATGCGCGCCTGGCAATGCGTGCTCACGCCCAAACTTATCGTCTCCATTTTTACTGTCCTCGCCGCCATCTATCTTGGCTTTGGCGCCTACTTGACATATCTCGCCTTCACT GTTCGAGATATCAGTATCGACTACACAGATTGTCTGAGAGATGCGCCCAGAGGAAATGACACAAGGAAACCAATTCCACCCGATAACATCAAGTCGCACTTCACCTCAAAAGCCCTGGCCGACCATCCGAACCTAGACCCCAAGAAGATGTCGACATGGCATGTTGAGGAGAAAAACGTAACCTTCGAATGGAGCGGCATCACGGCTCCAAGAAACATTTGCGTTATCTCATTCCCTATTCCCGAGGAACTCCCGGCACCCGTCAGCTTCTACTACCATCTCGACAACTTCTACCAGAACCATCGTCGCTACGTTAACTCGTTCAACGCCAAGCAACTTCTGGGCGATGCCGTATCCAAGGATGTTATCGACGGCTCGACCTGCAAGCCCCTGGATCTCGACCCTCGAGGAAGCGGAAAGGTCATTTACCCGTGCGGCGTGGTGGCCAATTCCATGTTCAACGACACCTTCTCCAACCCCTACAACGAGCAAAACTCTACCGACTACGTCATGTCCAACAAGGCCGGTGACATCAGCTGGGAGGGATTGAAGGACCTATACGGCGAGACGAAGTACTCGCGGGCCGATATCGTGCCCCCACCCAACTGGGAGGCAGCCTGGCCCAACGGCTACACAAACGACACCAAGCTTCCCGACCTCAAGAACTGGGCCGACTTCCAGAACTGGATGATGCTCGCTGCCTCGCCCGACTTTTACAAGCTGGTGCGCAAGAACGAGCGCGACGCCATGAAGGCGGGCAACTACCGGATTGAGATTGTCGACAACTTCAACACCACCGTTTACAACGGACACAAGTCCATCGtgctcaccaccatcaccgccatGGGCGCCCGCAACATCTGGCCAGGGATAATATTCCTCATTGTCGGCGGCATCTGCCTTATTCTTGACATCTACtttgtcttgtctttcttcATATGGAAGCCTCGTAAGCTGGGCGACCCGTCGTACCTGTCGTGGAATCAGCCTTCGGCCGCTCAGGCTGGATCGACGTGA